One window of the Halobacteriovorax sp. JY17 genome contains the following:
- a CDS encoding DUF4238 domain-containing protein produces the protein MSEVKKQHYVPQCYLRNFTFDKDQTYLCCKDLVSGSVFKPNIENIAQQKYFYDFPDQDDSNFQVIEKTFSKIEGNYATYLKRLINNVQSGYLLSPNKDARIITKDLKDAFSLYLSVQYFRTPTHRRAIQDMMIGTVNWMLPHFLEHHAPPPPEGLNVDDIYAEYNEEYAPIHHAEFMFKDETIERFSDLFYNKVWVIGYCTSESLLYTSDNPVVKHSQFKSPVRGYGLGSPNIEIYFPISSRIVLMLFEEGLYRTQVRSEIKEDCIYELPDEYIRYINSMQVYQAQRQVYCEIDDFNLVDEMIKTNPEITSKDKPQIVMN, from the coding sequence ATGAGTGAAGTTAAAAAGCAGCATTATGTACCACAGTGCTATTTGAGAAACTTTACTTTTGATAAGGATCAGACCTATCTCTGTTGCAAGGATTTAGTTTCTGGAAGTGTATTTAAGCCTAATATCGAAAACATTGCTCAACAAAAATATTTTTATGATTTCCCAGATCAAGATGATTCTAATTTTCAAGTCATAGAAAAAACATTTTCAAAGATTGAAGGTAATTATGCCACTTATCTCAAAAGGCTTATAAATAACGTTCAGAGTGGTTATTTATTATCACCAAATAAGGATGCAAGGATTATAACTAAGGATTTAAAAGATGCATTCTCTCTCTATCTGTCTGTGCAATATTTTAGAACTCCAACGCATAGACGTGCTATTCAAGACATGATGATAGGGACAGTAAACTGGATGCTGCCTCACTTTCTAGAGCACCATGCACCGCCACCACCAGAAGGTCTAAATGTTGATGATATATATGCAGAATATAATGAAGAATATGCTCCCATTCATCATGCTGAGTTTATGTTTAAGGATGAAACCATAGAACGGTTTTCTGACCTATTTTACAACAAGGTGTGGGTCATTGGTTATTGCACTTCAGAATCACTTCTTTATACTTCTGACAATCCTGTTGTTAAACACTCCCAGTTTAAATCACCTGTAAGAGGATATGGTCTTGGATCACCCAATATTGAAATATATTTTCCTATCTCATCTAGGATTGTCTTGATGTTATTTGAAGAGGGACTATATAGGACTCAAGTACGTTCAGAGATCAAGGAAGATTGTATTTATGAGCTTCCTGATGAGTACATTAGATACATTAACAGCATGCAGGTTTATCAAGCCCAAAGACAAGTCTACTGTGAAATAGATGACTTTAATCTTGTTGATGAGATGATTAAAACAAATCCTGAAATCACTTCTAAAGACAAACCTCAGATCGTCATGAATTAG
- a CDS encoding endonuclease NucS domain-containing protein: MKSSKFINDILKDFDASISGLATLIEVNPATIHRWINDEMEISQDNIDRINEISSIIKKISASAHCHTSEIIKTLVTLKKSPLWKGWDHTIQMLSGAEISLQNEDYLKKHLLQNPHLIEDGLRPLKRIPSALDIDALFKDKSGNHIAVKYYKKTVATDEYGKVKILLSTLSDKLGKKNKLILVAPRFINSFVEVSANEKSLRLFQINIDIKPIQPIGLF; encoded by the coding sequence ATGAAAAGTTCTAAATTTATAAATGATATTCTTAAAGACTTTGATGCCAGTATTAGTGGGCTCGCAACCTTAATAGAGGTAAATCCAGCAACTATTCATCGTTGGATCAATGATGAAATGGAGATCTCACAAGACAATATTGACAGGATCAATGAGATTTCCTCTATCATCAAAAAAATTTCAGCTAGTGCCCACTGCCATACTAGTGAAATCATTAAAACACTAGTTACTCTTAAAAAGTCTCCTCTCTGGAAAGGATGGGATCACACTATTCAAATGCTTAGTGGAGCAGAGATCTCCCTTCAAAATGAAGATTATCTAAAAAAGCATCTTCTCCAAAATCCTCATCTGATTGAAGATGGATTAAGGCCACTTAAAAGAATTCCTTCAGCCTTAGATATCGATGCCTTATTTAAAGATAAAAGTGGTAATCATATAGCTGTTAAATATTATAAAAAGACTGTTGCCACAGATGAATACGGGAAAGTTAAAATTCTCCTATCAACTCTCTCTGACAAGCTTGGCAAAAAGAACAAACTGATTCTGGTTGCACCACGTTTTATAAATTCTTTTGTTGAAGTTTCGGCAAATGAGAAAAGCCTGAGGCTTTTCCAAATAAATATCGATATTAAACCTATTCAACCGATAGGGCTTTTTTGA
- a CDS encoding helix-turn-helix domain-containing protein translates to MKKNKGIFEKANKNSPVVVYDYSQFKLMYQLAESLKVPKSIFTEEEAADYLRVELQTLKNYAKKKKITWKLIGKDKIYTQKDLDEFLERKSRFHQDF, encoded by the coding sequence ATGAAAAAGAATAAAGGGATATTCGAAAAGGCGAACAAGAATTCTCCAGTAGTTGTATATGACTACTCTCAGTTTAAGCTTATGTATCAATTAGCTGAGTCGTTGAAAGTCCCCAAATCGATATTTACAGAAGAAGAAGCTGCAGATTATTTGAGGGTTGAACTTCAAACACTAAAGAATTATGCCAAGAAAAAGAAAATAACATGGAAGCTTATCGGTAAAGATAAAATCTATACTCAAAAGGATCTTGATGAATTTCTAGAGAGAAAATCTCGATTTCATCAAGATTTTTAG
- a CDS encoding CHC2 zinc finger domain-containing protein, with translation MMRDKIDKIKNVDISSILGHFIHLKVHQNKYRGLCPFCHNRKETLFVDDHKSIYYCSEDGGGGDAISFVMNFKDITFDESLDLISSLIDNQA, from the coding sequence ATGATGCGAGATAAGATTGATAAAATTAAAAATGTAGATATATCATCAATACTTGGGCACTTTATACACCTAAAAGTACATCAAAATAAATATAGGGGACTATGCCCTTTTTGTCACAATCGAAAAGAGACACTCTTTGTAGATGATCATAAATCCATCTACTACTGTAGTGAAGATGGTGGTGGTGGTGATGCCATTAGCTTTGTTATGAACTTTAAAGATATCACCTTTGATGAAAGCCTTGATCTCATCTCATCACTGATCGACAATCAAGCGTAA
- a CDS encoding type IV toxin-antitoxin system AbiEi family antitoxin domain-containing protein encodes MNNNTQFQKLKPLLKKTVFRASEARELGISPSLINYYIKKGMIERVDRGVYRSSNQDLDVDFRYEDLVLVSKSIPDGVICLISALTLYELTDEIPRAHWIAVSHSSRAPRRSGARIVRMRNIDLGKTELTLGSEKVQIFDVERTILDSFRYLGVEIGVKALKAALARSGKDKLDLKKLQKYAKELRVKIAPYIMAVTT; translated from the coding sequence ATGAACAATAATACGCAATTTCAGAAACTTAAACCACTACTAAAGAAAACAGTCTTTAGAGCAAGTGAGGCCAGAGAGCTAGGTATAAGCCCGAGCCTGATAAATTATTATATCAAAAAAGGAATGATTGAGCGTGTTGATAGAGGTGTATACAGAAGTTCTAATCAAGACCTTGATGTTGATTTTCGTTATGAAGATCTTGTTCTTGTATCAAAAAGTATACCTGATGGTGTGATCTGTCTTATTTCTGCTCTCACCCTTTATGAGCTAACAGATGAAATTCCACGTGCTCACTGGATTGCTGTTTCACATAGCTCAAGAGCACCAAGAAGAAGTGGGGCCAGAATAGTTAGAATGAGAAATATCGATCTAGGTAAAACGGAACTTACTCTTGGAAGTGAAAAGGTTCAAATTTTTGACGTAGAACGTACAATTCTCGATTCTTTTAGATATCTTGGAGTTGAGATAGGAGTTAAGGCCCTTAAGGCTGCACTGGCCAGAAGTGGAAAAGATAAGCTTGATCTTAAAAAGCTTCAAAAATATGCAAAAGAGCTAAGAGTTAAAATAGCTCCTTATATTATGGCGGTCACAACATGA
- a CDS encoding nucleotidyl transferase AbiEii/AbiGii toxin family protein, which produces MNEQALKERIKSIAKDEGKDFGEVWRSLVLERFLARISGSEYRDQFIFKGGLLLSHYIDIGRETKDVDFLANKINADVPNIEKSFIEICSVQIEDGFSFKFAEVVPLEQPHMNYPGYRLNIDLTFGQKMKDKIQVDIGVGDLVDPKLESLELYEYKGKPIFEGAITLQIYPVETIFAEKLETVVSKGAANSRMKDFHDLLLLSRENSLLDIAKLQNSIDTTFTTRNTNKELPVSFEEDEFAAMQTLWAAHLRKLGKVASQLSIPATLESVVTEINDWLADKKIS; this is translated from the coding sequence ATGAATGAGCAGGCACTTAAAGAGAGAATTAAAAGCATTGCTAAGGATGAAGGTAAAGACTTTGGTGAAGTGTGGCGTTCTTTAGTGCTAGAAAGGTTTCTTGCAAGAATTTCAGGCTCTGAATATAGGGATCAATTTATATTTAAAGGTGGTCTACTTCTTTCCCATTATATTGATATTGGTAGAGAAACAAAGGATGTAGATTTTCTTGCAAATAAAATTAATGCTGATGTCCCAAATATAGAAAAATCATTTATTGAAATTTGTAGTGTACAAATTGAAGATGGATTTAGTTTTAAGTTTGCTGAAGTTGTCCCTCTTGAACAACCTCATATGAATTATCCTGGATATAGATTAAATATTGATCTGACATTCGGTCAAAAGATGAAGGATAAGATCCAAGTAGATATTGGAGTTGGAGATCTTGTTGATCCAAAGCTTGAGTCATTAGAATTGTATGAATACAAAGGAAAGCCAATCTTTGAGGGAGCAATAACACTTCAAATATATCCAGTTGAGACAATTTTTGCAGAGAAGCTTGAAACTGTAGTATCAAAAGGAGCTGCTAACAGCAGAATGAAGGATTTTCATGATCTTCTTTTGCTCAGCAGAGAGAATAGTCTTCTAGATATAGCCAAACTACAAAACAGTATTGATACTACTTTTACAACACGTAATACGAATAAAGAGCTTCCTGTGTCCTTTGAGGAAGATGAATTTGCAGCAATGCAGACGCTTTGGGCAGCTCACTTAAGAAAGCTTGGAAAGGTAGCAAGCCAATTATCAATACCTGCTACCTTAGAGTCAGTCGTAACAGAAATTAATGACTGGCTTGCAGATAAGAAAATTTCTTAA
- a CDS encoding helix-turn-helix transcriptional regulator — MLRIYYSTLLNEFVSKEITEDKRDALGPVYSSILNQYLDYYGLSQASPVGEELYDIEKLGMYFESLEGKYSGSTTPGIKSKLRKIRDFGIKLSCNHDIVKLQFGDSLSHIMKIKKISGRKLAQQLNLRPQTVTEWMSGKNLPSYKHLRVIGKIEDILEVPRGILKSKLGRVVHGQKGKLIAERERTPHGVKNQELSTIPYKISLNEMPQKLQDDIATMIAFFTSDFPQLVHPKFKRAKKQFWKTKAHKNESGKAKMVIKDLEQFLGFLSLSPNNKNPLQRGLGIPVEKLSLSLLMNPQFIGKYVKFRMDRKECLTTGVKRILDQFKVFCRKKYGYIRQHTKLGQEYFFIQNGQYIYPYRSCEPSDWNDLWDQICENTHEYLDETVESSNFRSDVDTFKSIENIVETNIMPQIKDILDWVKLDASLKGLGPVTTANKKRDSLLSMLIFLFELRIDHYATMEFGKHIFEKDGELKFRIFRDELKRPEVLKSPYVTLTIPKDVAAQITEYKNIHRPHLYGAKESNKVFLSNPSGRKTPESVNGVQSRSLSYAFKGLMTLYSNSSTGFGPHAVRKIITSVLDRKRDIADFDNAATLAMHTPEVSRTSYAANEIEAAFEHYVARLQHAGILSMPEGERRKIQVDEIDYHDLLIKNKELEKMLIEAQEKLVKVGDKSLSLVS; from the coding sequence ATGCTTAGAATTTATTACTCAACACTTTTAAACGAGTTTGTTTCAAAAGAGATCACAGAAGACAAAAGAGATGCTTTGGGCCCTGTATACTCTTCGATTCTTAATCAGTATCTGGATTATTATGGGCTATCTCAAGCATCACCAGTGGGTGAAGAACTCTATGACATTGAAAAACTTGGTATGTACTTTGAATCTCTAGAAGGAAAGTACAGTGGTTCTACAACTCCAGGAATAAAGTCCAAACTAAGAAAGATTAGAGATTTTGGCATTAAGCTCAGTTGTAATCATGATATTGTAAAACTGCAATTTGGAGATTCTCTTTCACATATCATGAAGATCAAAAAAATTAGTGGAAGAAAACTAGCTCAACAACTAAACCTAAGGCCACAAACTGTTACAGAGTGGATGTCTGGTAAAAACCTACCTTCTTATAAACATCTTCGGGTTATTGGCAAAATTGAAGATATTCTTGAAGTTCCTAGAGGCATTCTCAAAAGTAAACTTGGTCGAGTCGTACATGGGCAAAAAGGAAAGCTAATTGCTGAAAGGGAGAGAACTCCTCATGGTGTTAAAAACCAAGAATTAAGTACCATTCCATACAAAATTTCATTAAATGAAATGCCACAAAAGTTACAAGATGATATCGCAACCATGATTGCTTTTTTTACATCTGATTTTCCACAACTGGTACACCCTAAATTCAAAAGAGCAAAGAAACAATTTTGGAAAACCAAAGCACATAAAAATGAAAGCGGGAAAGCAAAGATGGTTATTAAGGATCTTGAGCAATTTCTTGGTTTTCTTTCTTTGTCACCAAATAATAAAAATCCCCTTCAACGAGGACTAGGAATCCCAGTTGAAAAACTATCTTTATCGTTACTAATGAATCCTCAGTTTATTGGAAAATATGTGAAGTTCAGAATGGATCGAAAAGAATGTCTTACGACAGGAGTTAAAAGAATCTTAGATCAGTTTAAAGTATTTTGTCGTAAAAAGTATGGTTATATAAGGCAACATACTAAGCTAGGACAAGAATATTTCTTCATTCAAAATGGACAATATATTTATCCATACAGATCTTGTGAACCATCAGATTGGAATGACCTGTGGGATCAAATATGTGAAAACACTCATGAATATCTTGATGAAACAGTTGAGTCTTCTAACTTTAGATCTGATGTTGATACATTTAAATCCATTGAAAATATTGTTGAAACCAATATTATGCCTCAAATAAAAGATATCTTAGACTGGGTCAAGTTAGATGCATCTTTAAAAGGACTAGGACCTGTAACCACTGCCAATAAGAAAAGAGACTCTCTACTTTCTATGTTAATCTTTTTATTTGAATTAAGAATCGATCATTATGCCACTATGGAATTTGGTAAGCATATATTTGAAAAAGATGGTGAGTTAAAGTTTAGAATATTTAGAGATGAACTTAAGCGTCCTGAAGTTCTGAAGTCTCCTTATGTTACATTAACGATACCAAAGGATGTTGCTGCACAAATAACAGAGTACAAAAACATCCATCGACCACATCTTTATGGTGCCAAAGAAAGTAATAAGGTTTTCCTTTCAAATCCTTCTGGAAGAAAAACTCCTGAATCAGTTAATGGTGTACAGTCAAGGTCCTTATCCTACGCCTTTAAAGGTTTAATGACTCTCTATTCAAATAGCTCTACAGGGTTTGGCCCACATGCTGTAAGAAAAATTATTACATCAGTTCTCGATAGAAAGCGTGACATCGCAGACTTTGATAATGCTGCAACCCTGGCCATGCATACACCAGAAGTTAGTAGAACCTCTTATGCTGCCAATGAAATTGAAGCTGCATTTGAGCATTATGTTGCTCGTCTTCAACATGCAGGAATTTTATCTATGCCAGAAGGGGAAAGAAGGAAGATACAGGTTGATGAAATTGATTATCACGATCTTCTTATTAAAAATAAAGAGCTTGAAAAAATGCTTATTGAAGCTCAAGAGAAACTTGTTAAAGTAGGAGATAAAAGTTTATCTCTTGTAAGTTAA
- a CDS encoding DUF2779 domain-containing protein has translation MTKKLITKTLIKSYIDCQKGLYLELNNPELKNLKDDPFLSYLASEGYKFEDIVISLFPNANLQATFTSNGVLVRTDILTDDSLIEVKSSTSVRNEDILDIAIQACILKETGNDPGVYKLAFVDNTYSLASSLDINRLVRFEDVTALVDEIHPEVEDLIKIARKTANAKRSPEREVGRHCLSCQFIESCSPELLDYSIFHLRRGGKKIDELLNDGVNHLKDIPSSTKLSGYQELQVKASGSGDIINRDSINATLNTLRYPIYYLDFEAAPILIPRYKGSSPYEQITFQVSIHIEESAGAKLKHIEFLHDQDTDPRRGLAQFLDQKINEQGSIVVYHASYEKGRLKEISDRYPEYSIKMNGLISRLWDLETIFTKGHYLSSKFNGSTSIKKVLPVLVPALSYQDLNISNGADAFISYLQMIDDKTTSRKKREIYNSLLQYCKMDTYAMYAIVEALREVCHE, from the coding sequence ATGACAAAGAAACTTATAACCAAAACATTGATTAAATCTTATATAGACTGCCAAAAGGGTTTATATCTAGAGCTTAATAATCCAGAGTTAAAAAATCTTAAGGATGATCCATTTCTGTCATATTTAGCTAGTGAGGGTTATAAATTTGAGGATATTGTTATTTCGCTTTTTCCTAATGCGAATCTCCAAGCGACATTTACTAGTAATGGCGTACTTGTTCGTACAGATATATTAACTGATGATTCACTAATTGAAGTAAAGTCATCCACAAGCGTTAGAAACGAAGACATTTTAGATATTGCAATACAAGCATGTATTCTAAAAGAGACGGGCAATGATCCTGGTGTATACAAGTTGGCCTTTGTTGATAACACTTATTCATTAGCTTCTAGCCTTGATATTAATCGCTTAGTTCGATTTGAGGACGTGACTGCTTTGGTAGATGAAATCCATCCAGAAGTTGAAGATCTTATAAAAATTGCTAGAAAGACAGCTAATGCGAAGAGGTCTCCTGAAAGGGAAGTTGGCCGTCACTGTTTATCATGCCAATTTATTGAAAGCTGTTCTCCAGAACTATTGGATTATTCAATATTCCATCTTAGAAGGGGTGGGAAGAAGATTGATGAACTCTTAAACGATGGTGTTAATCATCTAAAAGATATTCCGTCTTCTACTAAGCTTTCAGGCTATCAAGAGCTTCAAGTAAAGGCATCTGGTAGTGGTGATATTATTAACAGGGATAGCATTAATGCTACTTTGAATACTTTGAGATATCCCATATATTATTTGGATTTTGAAGCAGCTCCAATCTTAATTCCTAGATATAAGGGTTCTTCTCCTTATGAACAGATAACTTTTCAAGTATCAATTCATATTGAGGAATCAGCAGGAGCTAAACTTAAGCATATTGAGTTTTTGCACGATCAAGATACAGATCCTCGCCGTGGCCTTGCTCAGTTTCTAGATCAAAAGATAAACGAACAGGGATCTATTGTTGTTTATCATGCCAGTTATGAAAAAGGGCGACTAAAAGAAATCTCTGATAGATATCCTGAATATTCAATCAAGATGAATGGTCTTATAAGTCGCTTATGGGATCTTGAAACTATTTTTACAAAGGGCCACTACCTTTCATCTAAATTTAATGGCAGTACAAGTATTAAAAAAGTACTTCCTGTTCTTGTTCCAGCATTAAGCTATCAAGATCTTAATATATCAAATGGGGCTGATGCTTTTATAAGTTATCTTCAAATGATTGATGATAAAACAACCTCAAGGAAGAAACGAGAAATCTATAACTCGCTTCTGCAATACTGCAAAATGGACACGTATGCGATGTATGCAATCGTGGAAGCTCTGCGGGAGGTTTGCCATGAATAG
- a CDS encoding type I restriction endonuclease subunit R, with amino-acid sequence MTLNEAKIEEAFIEKLKDLKYTYRPDIRDRDALESNFRKKFEALNQVNLTNSEFERLKDEIVSNDVFKAAKTLRERNTFIREDGTPLQYTLVNIKDWCKNEFEVINQLRMNTANSHHRYDVLLLINGVPVTQIELKTLEINPRRAMEQIVDYKNDAGNGYTNTLLCFIQLFIVSNKNNTYYFANNHKQHFSFNADERFLPIYQMADEKNNKITHLHDFSEKFLSKCKLGELISRYMVLVVSEQKLMIMRPYQIYAVKAIVECIKDNRGNGYIWHTTGSGKTLTSFKASTLLKENNDIHKCLFVVDRKDLDRQTREEFNKFQEGCVEQNTNTGALVKRLLSDDHADKVIVTTIQKLGIALGEGKWKDKLESLSSKRVAIIFDECHRSQFGDNHKAIKEFFPKAQLFGFTGTPIFDDNATYKQVDGNEATYKTTTDVFEKELHSYTITNAIDDRNVLRFHIDYFKSELDSEKKQKIKPGEAVSKEAVIRTILDKHDKATNDRRFNAVLATSSISDAIDYYYLFTDYQNERYKSDDSFIPLNIACVFSPPAEGNQDVKQLQEDLHQERFDNQFDPDKKKEALAIIMDDYNALYGTNHTVNEFDLYYQDVQKRIKDQKFSNADYAHKNKIDIVIVVDMLLTGFDSKYLNTLYVDKNLKYHGLIQAFSRTNRVLNDTKPYGNILDFRSQQDAVDDAIKLFSGEKVDQPKEIWLVEPAPVVIDKLEEAVKDLEGFLKEHDLPCSPDSAHKLKGDEARAGFLNKFKEVQRLKTQLDQYTDLTTEQKEQIDESIPEEDLRGFRGAYLEIAKVFKEQQVKADPDSDIAQLDFEFVLFSSAIIDYDYIMKLIAQYTQGTSKRKMSRDQLIGLLAANSNFLDDRDDIVAYINTLKIGEGLTEDQIRDGYKNFKDQKVQKDISNIATKHGLDSSVLFKFVENIMDRMIFDGEKLSDLMEPFDLGWKERTSKEEELMADLLPLFKKLANGREISGLAAYE; translated from the coding sequence ATGACTTTAAATGAAGCTAAAATTGAAGAAGCATTTATTGAGAAGCTTAAAGATCTTAAATATACCTATCGACCTGATATTAGAGATCGTGATGCTCTTGAAAGTAACTTTCGTAAAAAGTTCGAAGCATTAAATCAGGTTAATCTTACAAATTCGGAATTTGAAAGGCTTAAAGATGAAATTGTAAGCAATGATGTCTTTAAAGCAGCCAAAACATTAAGAGAGAGAAATACCTTCATTCGTGAAGATGGAACACCTCTACAATATACTCTTGTAAACATTAAAGACTGGTGTAAAAACGAGTTTGAAGTAATTAACCAGCTAAGAATGAACACAGCTAACAGCCATCATCGATATGATGTTCTTTTGCTCATAAATGGTGTTCCTGTTACCCAGATAGAGTTAAAGACTCTTGAAATTAATCCACGACGAGCTATGGAGCAAATTGTTGATTACAAAAATGATGCTGGGAACGGTTATACGAATACACTTCTTTGCTTTATCCAACTTTTTATTGTTAGTAATAAAAACAATACATATTATTTTGCAAACAATCATAAGCAACACTTCTCTTTTAATGCCGATGAAAGGTTTCTTCCGATTTATCAAATGGCAGATGAAAAAAATAATAAAATTACTCACCTTCATGACTTCTCGGAAAAGTTTTTATCAAAATGTAAGCTTGGAGAACTAATCAGCCGTTATATGGTTCTCGTGGTAAGTGAACAAAAGCTGATGATCATGAGGCCATATCAAATATATGCAGTAAAAGCTATTGTAGAGTGTATTAAAGATAATCGTGGAAATGGATATATCTGGCATACAACGGGGTCAGGAAAGACGTTAACCTCTTTTAAAGCTTCAACGCTTCTAAAAGAAAACAACGATATTCATAAATGTTTATTTGTTGTTGATAGAAAAGATCTAGATCGCCAAACACGTGAAGAGTTTAATAAGTTTCAGGAAGGCTGTGTTGAGCAGAATACAAATACTGGAGCATTAGTTAAAAGACTTTTATCTGATGATCATGCAGATAAAGTTATTGTAACCACTATTCAAAAGCTAGGAATTGCTCTGGGTGAAGGTAAATGGAAAGATAAGCTTGAATCACTTAGCTCAAAGCGTGTTGCGATTATTTTTGATGAGTGTCACAGATCTCAGTTTGGAGATAACCATAAAGCTATAAAAGAGTTTTTTCCTAAGGCCCAGCTATTTGGTTTTACAGGGACTCCAATCTTTGATGACAATGCTACTTATAAGCAAGTTGATGGTAATGAAGCTACATATAAAACAACTACTGATGTTTTTGAGAAAGAGCTTCATTCTTATACGATAACAAATGCGATTGATGATCGAAACGTCCTACGCTTTCATATTGATTATTTTAAATCAGAATTAGATAGCGAGAAGAAGCAAAAAATTAAGCCTGGGGAAGCAGTATCTAAAGAAGCAGTAATTCGTACAATCCTAGATAAGCATGATAAAGCTACAAACGATCGCAGGTTTAATGCAGTCTTGGCTACTTCGTCAATTAGTGATGCTATTGACTATTATTATTTGTTTACTGATTATCAAAATGAAAGATACAAAAGCGATGATTCATTTATTCCCCTAAATATTGCTTGCGTTTTTTCTCCTCCAGCGGAAGGAAACCAAGATGTAAAACAACTTCAAGAAGATCTACATCAAGAAAGATTTGATAATCAATTTGATCCTGATAAGAAAAAAGAAGCTCTGGCCATCATTATGGATGATTACAACGCCTTATATGGAACAAATCATACTGTTAATGAGTTTGATCTTTACTATCAAGATGTACAGAAAAGAATCAAAGATCAGAAATTTTCAAATGCTGATTATGCACATAAAAATAAGATAGATATTGTAATTGTCGTAGATATGCTTCTTACTGGTTTCGATTCAAAATATCTAAACACACTCTATGTTGATAAAAACCTAAAATATCACGGTTTGATTCAGGCCTTCTCAAGAACTAATCGTGTGTTAAATGACACAAAGCCATACGGAAATATTTTAGATTTTAGAAGTCAGCAAGATGCAGTTGATGATGCAATTAAATTGTTTTCTGGAGAGAAAGTAGATCAACCAAAAGAGATATGGCTTGTTGAACCTGCTCCAGTAGTCATTGATAAGTTAGAGGAAGCAGTAAAAGACTTAGAAGGCTTTTTGAAAGAACATGATCTTCCTTGTTCCCCAGATTCTGCCCATAAGCTTAAAGGCGACGAGGCTAGAGCTGGATTCTTAAATAAGTTTAAAGAAGTTCAACGTCTTAAAACTCAGCTTGATCAATATACTGATCTAACAACTGAGCAAAAAGAGCAAATTGATGAAAGTATTCCTGAAGAAGATTTACGAGGCTTCAGGGGAGCCTACTTAGAAATTGCAAAGGTGTTTAAAGAGCAGCAAGTAAAAGCTGATCCAGATAGCGATATTGCTCAACTAGACTTTGAATTTGTTTTATTCTCATCTGCCATAATTGACTATGACTATATCATGAAGCTTATTGCTCAATATACTCAGGGCACATCAAAACGAAAAATGTCTAGAGATCAGCTAATTGGATTACTCGCTGCAAATTCAAACTTTTTGGATGATCGAGATGATATAGTTGCTTATATCAATACTCTCAAGATTGGTGAAGGCTTAACAGAAGATCAAATCAGAGATGGTTATAAAAATTTTAAAGATCAAAAAGTGCAAAAAGATATTTCAAATATTGCTACTAAACATGGTCTTGATTCATCTGTTTTATTTAAATTTGTTGAAAATATAATGGATCG